From a single Callithrix jacchus isolate 240 chromosome 5, calJac240_pri, whole genome shotgun sequence genomic region:
- the LOC108591824 gene encoding uncharacterized protein LOC108591824: MYYTISCSMVCGCLDQLLYGVWVFRPRGERIRCKTAAKPGSRTQLPRRRVTPAPGVRAGPAGSGEEGLPGAPPLRWRVRGGRGPYSPGPAASASAAPAAASAVHPCGGGLQPQRSSHNRRLGRPLPPAQRLFSGPLLRLGLGCCRRRRSATWPSLRRLATPFRAREGERGRRGGQRGAGGRGGGVRVWMCVPEGAGREESDSEDARARTRARGPFPWPPPPPNRDPDTSLRPPPRHPGLWERRRACAALGPARAHLFGLLPLCERSAAQITAGSPRHPRPLLLRPLPDAQKPGTCPCDLLLWRVLGLRAGHRS, encoded by the exons GCCTCGGGGCGAGCGGATCCGCTGCAAAACTGCAGCCAAGCCCGGGTCG CGCACGCAACTGCCTCGGCGAAGGGTTACGCCGGCCCCCGGAGTCCGGGCCGGCCCGGCGGGCTCGGGAGAGGAAGGGCTGCCGGGGGCGCCGCCGCTGCGGTGGCGAGTGCGTGGGGGAAGGGGCCCTTACTCACCCGGGCCggccgcctccgcctccgccgcCCCGGCCGCCGCCTCGGCGGTCCATCCCTGCGGCGGGGGCCTGCAGCCGCAGCGCTCGAGTCACAACCGCCGGCTGGGCCGGCCCCTCCCCCCTGCCCAACGTCTGTTCTCAGGGCCGCTCCTCAGACTCGGCCTCGGTTGCTGCCGTCGCCGCCGCAGCGCTACGTGGCCGTCGCTCCGACGTCTCGCGACTCCCTTCCGAGCGCGCGAGGGCGAGCGGGGCCGGCGGGGCGGGCAGCGCGGGGCGGgcggcaggggtgggggtgtgcgtgtgtggatgtgtgtgccggagggggcagggagagaggagagcGACAGCGAGGACGCGCGCGCGCGCACCCGCGCGCGCGGTCCCTTCCCTTGGCCGCCCCCCCCGCCCAACAGGGATCCCGACACCTCCCTCCGCCCGCCCCCTCGGCATCCCGGCCTCTGGGAGCGGCGGCGCGCATGCGCAGCCCTCGGGCCGGCCCGGGCGCACCTTTTCGGCCTCCTGCCACTTTGTGAGCGCTCAGCAGCCCAGATAACCGCCGGCTCCCCGCGCCACCCCCGCCCTCTCCTACTCCGCCCACTCCCGGACGCCCAG aAGCCTGGGACTTGCCCCTGTGATCTGCTGCTTTGGAGGGTCTTGGGCCTCAGGGCTG GTCATCGTTCTTAG